In the Pontibacillus yanchengensis genome, one interval contains:
- a CDS encoding cytochrome c oxidase subunit 3: MTTYNQDLQGDKKLGFVLYLVGELVMFATLFATFFIFVQDAIDPTPTEVFEARTVIISSVFLLSSSGTIHFAEKAAEIQNRKGIAIWLAATVLLGLAFMGVEIHEFRTYYHEGFTLTQNIFLSSFYILVGLHAAHVLFGIGWMLLLAIQLNSIPSSIYGDKQKIFSYYWHFVDVIWIFIIVFVYAPYLI; encoded by the coding sequence ATGACAACGTATAATCAAGATTTACAAGGGGATAAAAAGCTAGGATTTGTGTTGTACTTGGTCGGTGAGCTGGTCATGTTTGCGACCCTTTTTGCTACGTTTTTCATTTTTGTGCAAGACGCAATCGATCCAACACCAACAGAAGTATTTGAAGCACGTACTGTGATTATTTCTTCTGTCTTTCTATTATCTAGTAGTGGAACGATACACTTTGCAGAAAAAGCAGCAGAAATACAAAATAGGAAAGGCATTGCGATTTGGTTAGCGGCAACCGTGCTTCTTGGGCTTGCATTTATGGGAGTGGAAATTCATGAATTCCGAACGTATTATCATGAAGGATTCACCCTTACGCAAAATATCTTTTTGTCATCATTTTATATTTTAGTTGGCTTACATGCCGCTCACGTACTGTTTGGAATCGGTTGGATGCTTCTCTTGGCCATTCAGCTTAACAGTATTCCATCCTCTATCTATGGAGATAAACAAAAAATCTTTAGCTACTACTGGCACTTTGTCGATGTGATTTGGATCTTTATTATTGTGTTTGTGTATGCTCCTTATTTAATTTAA
- a CDS encoding Na+/H+ antiporter NhaC family protein, with translation MHMNWLSVIPFIIVVIAAISTKQVIPSLFFGVVVAGYLVQPEVLGGMTKALEFVIGGLTDEANLKIIIFLYAFAALIGLIRISGGIKGFVQAATERIEGKKGAFTLTWISALGTFSAPSFRIVTIAPVMKAMIKKIPMSKQELGFVIETTASPFIVLIPIATAFVGYMSSVIELSLDQTKLEGDGYTLFLQSIPFNFFAIAMLLIGFYLSFFHSSKKQAVEAENTPEEDAKKEQEDDDDDQWEDCHPSVAKDLPSKPWNLILPLASVILLTFVLMYVFGIKEGKEGWQALINSRVLDAMVIAVVLSIVWFVIFLKITSHPLRKQMNELVTGGNEMMSVILLLAMVWGLSKGSEALNFADTISESLKWIPASFVAVLVFIIGCSLSYFIGSSWGTWGILMPVGVSIASVSGSSLPIVIGAVFASGTFGAFSSPLSDNNNTTAGILNLNAVRYAKFKLKPALISAGVAAVLYLVLPFFLS, from the coding sequence ATGCACATGAATTGGTTATCGGTAATTCCGTTTATTATTGTCGTTATAGCTGCTATATCAACGAAACAGGTGATTCCGAGTTTGTTTTTCGGGGTGGTTGTCGCTGGTTACCTCGTTCAGCCGGAAGTATTAGGTGGGATGACCAAGGCGTTAGAATTCGTCATTGGAGGACTCACCGATGAGGCTAACCTGAAAATTATTATCTTTTTATACGCGTTTGCTGCATTAATTGGACTTATACGAATATCTGGGGGCATTAAAGGGTTTGTACAGGCTGCAACAGAACGTATTGAAGGGAAAAAGGGTGCGTTTACCTTAACGTGGATTTCTGCTTTAGGGACATTTAGTGCGCCTAGTTTCCGTATTGTTACGATTGCGCCTGTCATGAAAGCAATGATTAAAAAAATACCGATGAGTAAGCAGGAGTTAGGCTTTGTCATTGAAACAACGGCTTCTCCGTTTATCGTACTTATTCCCATTGCTACAGCATTTGTTGGGTACATGTCATCTGTTATCGAATTATCCCTCGATCAAACGAAATTAGAAGGGGACGGTTATACGCTTTTCTTGCAAAGCATTCCGTTTAATTTTTTTGCAATTGCAATGTTGTTGATAGGCTTTTATCTTAGCTTTTTCCATAGCTCTAAAAAACAAGCTGTCGAAGCCGAAAATACACCAGAAGAAGATGCTAAGAAAGAACAAGAAGATGATGACGATGACCAATGGGAGGACTGTCATCCATCTGTAGCGAAAGATCTACCTTCAAAACCTTGGAATCTTATTTTGCCGTTAGCTAGTGTGATCTTACTAACGTTTGTATTAATGTACGTGTTCGGCATTAAAGAAGGGAAAGAAGGTTGGCAAGCGCTCATTAACTCTCGCGTGTTGGATGCGATGGTCATTGCGGTTGTTTTATCAATTGTATGGTTCGTGATTTTTCTGAAAATAACATCCCATCCATTGCGTAAACAAATGAATGAACTCGTAACAGGCGGAAATGAGATGATGAGTGTCATTTTACTACTTGCTATGGTCTGGGGGTTAAGTAAGGGATCAGAAGCATTGAATTTTGCAGATACGATATCTGAATCACTTAAGTGGATTCCGGCATCCTTTGTAGCGGTACTAGTGTTCATTATCGGTTGCAGCCTCTCTTATTTCATCGGCTCCTCATGGGGGACATGGGGAATATTAATGCCTGTTGGCGTCTCCATCGCCAGTGTATCAGGTAGTTCCTTACCAATTGTGATTGGTGCTGTGTTTGCAAGCGGAACATTTGGCGCATTTTCATCCCCATTAAGTGATAACAACAATACAACAGCTGGCATTTTGAACTTAAATGCTGTGCGCTATGCCAAGTTCAAACTAAAACCCGCACTTATATCAGCAGGGGTGGCAGCTGTACTATATTTAGTACTACCGTTCTTCTTATCATGA
- a CDS encoding TIGR02206 family membrane protein codes for MKHWFAPEVTNSFDIFSASHFTMVSIYFIVLLYFFLAYKPLLNQKRLYTFTKWTLFTLLLVSELGYTTWALSTNTWNMREHAPLHLCGIAGIIGMIAILSNSKKMIKILYFIGIIPAFIALLTPELIYGFPHFRFWKFFVHHMTISLTGVFLVLTSQVSITFRSMVETYAYLNVYAVFAFFLNMVIGANYLYLSDTPTVNSPLDLLGSGVWYYINLEVLCIGVFLCMYFLYKIVERIGRSTHPTFSHDKKISS; via the coding sequence ATGAAGCACTGGTTCGCACCTGAAGTTACGAATTCATTTGATATATTTTCAGCAAGCCATTTTACGATGGTTAGCATTTACTTCATCGTACTCCTATACTTTTTCCTAGCCTACAAACCGTTGCTTAATCAAAAAAGACTTTACACATTTACCAAATGGACACTATTTACGCTTTTGCTTGTGTCTGAACTTGGTTACACGACCTGGGCCTTATCAACAAATACATGGAATATGCGCGAACATGCTCCCCTCCACTTATGTGGCATTGCAGGAATTATTGGGATGATCGCCATCCTTTCCAATAGCAAAAAAATGATAAAGATCCTTTATTTTATTGGTATTATACCAGCTTTTATAGCGCTTCTAACACCAGAATTAATTTATGGATTCCCGCATTTTCGATTTTGGAAGTTTTTCGTTCATCATATGACGATATCGTTAACCGGGGTTTTTCTTGTACTCACGTCTCAAGTTAGCATCACCTTCCGCTCTATGGTTGAGACGTATGCCTATTTGAACGTATATGCAGTATTTGCCTTTTTCTTAAACATGGTGATTGGAGCCAATTATTTGTACCTCTCTGACACTCCAACTGTTAATTCACCACTCGATTTACTAGGTAGTGGAGTCTGGTATTATATAAACCTTGAAGTGCTCTGTATCGGTGTGTTTTTATGTATGTATTTCTTGTACAAGATTGTGGAGCGTATAGGTAGAAGTACACATCCAACCTTTTCTCATGATAAAAAGATCAGCTCATAA
- a CDS encoding YczE/YyaS/YitT family protein — MLYVKSIAYLVGMNICFIGAALMVKANIGTGTWTAFFAGLEHQFGLTIGFWYGFTQFILIFVNALLFKRKPSLSPILPLVLEAVLFDFWLEIVFHSFTMDGQLFIEKVVLFVIGLGLTSFGVATYMTVGYPNAPRDDLFLAISERFHKSIRFAQTSISFVATSSALLLGGPVFIGTFISLCFYGQLIQLWTTLSFKTWRKLSHRLA, encoded by the coding sequence ATGCTTTATGTAAAATCTATTGCTTATCTGGTCGGAATGAATATTTGTTTTATTGGTGCGGCATTGATGGTCAAAGCCAATATAGGAACTGGGACTTGGACAGCTTTTTTTGCTGGACTTGAACATCAATTCGGCCTTACCATCGGATTCTGGTATGGCTTCACCCAATTTATCTTAATCTTTGTTAATGCGCTGCTATTTAAGCGTAAGCCGTCTCTCTCGCCCATTCTTCCTTTAGTATTAGAGGCAGTTCTTTTTGATTTTTGGTTAGAGATTGTGTTTCATTCTTTCACCATGGACGGTCAGCTGTTTATCGAGAAAGTCGTTCTGTTTGTAATCGGTCTTGGATTAACTAGCTTTGGTGTCGCAACATATATGACTGTAGGTTACCCAAATGCACCACGCGATGATCTATTCTTGGCGATTAGCGAGCGGTTTCACAAAAGTATCCGCTTCGCTCAAACCTCCATATCGTTTGTAGCAACTAGCTCTGCGCTATTGCTTGGAGGTCCAGTATTTATTGGAACGTTCATTTCCTTATGCTTCTATGGCCAGCTGATTCAATTATGGACCACTCTTTCCTTCAAGACTTGGCGTAAACTCAGCCATAGGCTTGCATAA
- a CDS encoding LysR family transcriptional regulator translates to MNLESLNYFIEVCKQNSLTKAAESLFISQPALSKQMKSLEEQFGYALFHRTHQGIELTEKGQKLYDDLEPHFAAIAHKVEQNQLNQQIRFGSIPSISTYLLPKYLDQLKKLSVEVTVVKDYSKDLLPLLKKQKIDAAILPDPPDVEELYSRFLFHDEIYVAVSTSHPLAEKESITIEECFQYPQLLTPSSTLLYQQVFQLIKEAEQSPIIKEMNYYEMLGYAYLGDGVAYIPGLLAENTSHIGVVFLKLKHAPLSRKMFLYGATKEIVDRLYWVFLPPE, encoded by the coding sequence TTGAATTTAGAATCATTAAACTATTTCATAGAAGTGTGTAAACAAAATAGCCTGACAAAGGCAGCTGAATCCCTCTTTATCTCCCAGCCAGCATTGAGCAAGCAAATGAAGTCGCTGGAGGAACAATTTGGTTATGCGCTATTTCATCGCACACATCAAGGTATTGAATTAACAGAAAAGGGTCAAAAGCTGTATGATGATCTGGAGCCCCATTTCGCAGCCATTGCGCACAAAGTGGAACAAAATCAATTAAATCAACAGATACGATTTGGATCCATCCCCTCTATTAGTACCTATTTGTTACCTAAATACTTAGATCAATTAAAGAAGTTATCCGTTGAAGTGACTGTCGTTAAAGATTACAGCAAAGACTTGCTTCCTCTTCTCAAGAAGCAGAAAATTGATGCAGCTATTTTGCCAGATCCCCCTGACGTAGAGGAGCTATATTCCCGCTTTCTATTTCATGATGAGATCTATGTTGCTGTATCTACCTCTCATCCATTAGCGGAAAAGGAAAGCATTACGATAGAGGAATGCTTTCAATATCCTCAGCTACTCACACCATCATCAACACTTCTATATCAACAGGTCTTTCAACTGATAAAAGAAGCGGAGCAATCGCCTATCATTAAAGAGATGAATTACTATGAGATGCTAGGCTATGCATATTTAGGAGATGGTGTGGCCTATATACCAGGGTTGTTAGCAGAAAATACGTCTCATATAGGAGTAGTGTTCTTAAAGCTAAAACATGCTCCATTAAGTAGGAAGATGTTTTTATATGGTGCTACAAAAGAAATAGTAGACAGACTTTACTGGGTATTCCTACCTCCTGAATAA
- a CDS encoding sodium-dependent transporter: MAREKWASKLGFMLAAMGSAVGLGNIWRFSYVAGENGGGAFLLLYLGFVFLIGIPVLLSEFSIGRQGQGDVVGSYQNLAPKKPWYLAGYMGIASAFLILSFYSVVAGWSLYYLWNYINGTFWVLPDAGYGATFQSLISNNYTPLFWHALFMVFTILVVLTGVRQGIEKANKIFMPALAVMMIGLAIYSVSLDGAMEGLKFLFQPDWSSLTDPSVYLGALGQAFFSLSIGMGGMMTYGSYLSKKESLPSATVGIGIMDTVFAIISGIVIFPAVYAFGISPSSGPSLVFITLPGIFAEMPFGNVVGFTFFLLLSIASLSSAISILEVPVAYFTRKFNWSRTFSSGLVGSIMFVLGIFVSLGMGVWSGVTLIGENNIMDSMDYVASNIFLPLGGLVIAIFVGWQWKKDEAFQASDMSTSKLRFVWYGLIKFIAPLLIIIIFLQSVGLLGW; this comes from the coding sequence ATGGCAAGAGAAAAATGGGCATCGAAGCTAGGCTTCATGCTGGCCGCCATGGGATCAGCAGTAGGTCTAGGGAATATATGGCGCTTCTCTTACGTAGCCGGTGAAAATGGTGGAGGAGCGTTTTTACTTCTGTACCTTGGCTTCGTATTTCTAATCGGAATTCCGGTACTGCTTTCGGAGTTTAGTATAGGTAGACAAGGACAAGGAGATGTAGTTGGTTCCTATCAAAATTTAGCACCAAAAAAACCGTGGTATTTAGCGGGTTATATGGGAATTGCAAGTGCCTTTTTAATATTATCCTTTTATAGTGTTGTTGCAGGTTGGTCTTTATATTATTTATGGAATTATATCAACGGCACATTCTGGGTCCTTCCAGATGCAGGGTACGGGGCTACATTCCAATCATTAATTTCAAATAACTACACACCACTATTTTGGCATGCATTATTTATGGTGTTTACGATTCTAGTCGTCCTTACTGGTGTAAGGCAGGGAATCGAAAAAGCCAATAAAATCTTTATGCCAGCTCTAGCGGTCATGATGATTGGTTTAGCGATATACAGTGTGTCATTAGACGGCGCTATGGAAGGGCTAAAGTTTCTTTTCCAACCAGATTGGAGCAGTTTAACAGACCCTTCAGTGTATTTAGGGGCGTTAGGACAGGCTTTCTTCTCCCTTAGTATAGGGATGGGTGGCATGATGACTTATGGAAGCTATTTATCCAAAAAAGAATCCCTACCATCTGCTACGGTTGGCATTGGAATTATGGATACTGTATTTGCAATTATTTCAGGTATTGTCATTTTTCCTGCTGTATATGCATTCGGTATCTCACCAAGCTCAGGTCCAAGCCTTGTATTTATCACGTTGCCAGGTATATTCGCAGAAATGCCGTTTGGCAACGTCGTTGGCTTTACGTTCTTCTTACTCTTATCGATTGCATCGTTATCATCAGCAATCTCAATATTAGAAGTACCTGTGGCCTATTTCACTCGTAAATTTAATTGGTCTCGAACCTTCAGTAGCGGCCTCGTTGGAAGTATCATGTTCGTATTAGGAATCTTTGTATCCCTAGGTATGGGCGTTTGGTCTGGAGTAACCTTAATTGGCGAGAATAATATAATGGATTCGATGGACTATGTCGCATCTAATATTTTCTTACCACTTGGAGGCTTAGTGATTGCTATATTTGTAGGCTGGCAATGGAAGAAGGATGAAGCTTTTCAGGCAAGTGATATGTCAACGTCCAAGCTTCGATTTGTATGGTATGGTTTGATTAAATTTATCGCACCATTATTAATCATTATTATCTTCCTTCAATCGGTTGGCTTGCTTGGTTGGTAG
- a CDS encoding potassium channel family protein has protein sequence MVVKKRLILIFLLSTLLILIGSIGYMILEDLDFFDSLWLTVVSVLTVGYGDAVPSTLGGKLFTLALIPIAIGIVTYTLGITAATIIEGTFSKEARMRKMEKKLSRLENHFILCGFGRVGEQVYEQLLKHNHTVVIIDRDEEVGSRLGDQVLLLNGDATDDETLEKAGVEKAAGLVTTLPNDADNVFVTLTVKGLNDKLQVVARAEKQASEEKLKRAGADRVINPSHLGGRRMALSILKPVSIEYIDTILHAGHEDYNVEEIEVSSSSAWHKKSIKDLNIRAIYGITVVGIKRGEQFIRNPAPDESIHTGDVLIVFGEQSRLDLFEKQA, from the coding sequence ATGGTGGTCAAAAAGCGCTTAATCCTTATATTTCTGTTATCTACCTTATTAATACTAATAGGTTCGATAGGGTATATGATTCTAGAGGACCTGGATTTTTTTGATAGTTTATGGCTTACGGTTGTCTCGGTTCTTACGGTTGGATATGGTGATGCTGTTCCTTCGACACTTGGAGGTAAACTATTTACTCTTGCCTTGATTCCAATAGCGATAGGAATCGTTACCTATACTTTAGGGATTACTGCCGCAACCATTATTGAAGGCACATTTTCAAAGGAAGCAAGGATGAGGAAAATGGAAAAGAAGCTCTCTAGATTAGAAAATCATTTTATTTTATGTGGGTTTGGTAGAGTGGGGGAGCAGGTTTATGAACAACTACTAAAGCACAATCATACAGTAGTCATTATTGATCGGGATGAAGAAGTAGGGAGTAGACTCGGAGATCAAGTGTTGCTGCTAAATGGCGATGCTACAGATGATGAGACGCTTGAGAAGGCAGGAGTTGAGAAAGCTGCTGGACTCGTTACGACACTACCAAACGATGCCGATAATGTCTTTGTAACCTTAACGGTAAAAGGGTTGAATGATAAACTTCAAGTCGTGGCGCGTGCGGAGAAACAAGCAAGTGAGGAAAAATTAAAACGAGCTGGAGCGGATCGTGTAATCAACCCATCTCATTTAGGTGGAAGACGTATGGCGTTGTCTATTTTAAAGCCAGTTAGTATAGAATATATAGATACTATTTTACATGCGGGTCATGAGGATTATAATGTAGAGGAGATTGAGGTATCCAGTAGCTCCGCCTGGCATAAAAAAAGTATCAAAGACCTTAATATTCGAGCGATTTATGGGATTACGGTGGTTGGTATAAAACGAGGCGAGCAATTCATACGAAATCCTGCTCCTGATGAATCTATCCACACAGGTGATGTACTTATCGTATTCGGTGAACAATCAAGATTAGACCTATTTGAAAAGCAAGCGTAA
- a CDS encoding YwdI family protein yields MSVSYDQILQKMMKELQEANLLKQHPEKVQEHVRAVKLLADLIVDDDGASMQTMQQPSTSSQQIAPTQSQPTASPSPQPAPKSEPSIDHEEANGDSLFDF; encoded by the coding sequence ATGTCTGTTTCATACGATCAAATTTTACAAAAAATGATGAAGGAGCTTCAGGAGGCCAACCTTTTGAAGCAACATCCAGAGAAGGTACAAGAGCATGTCCGAGCTGTAAAGTTATTAGCAGACTTAATCGTAGATGATGATGGGGCATCCATGCAAACCATGCAGCAACCATCTACATCATCTCAGCAAATAGCACCAACACAGTCTCAACCTACAGCTTCTCCATCACCACAACCGGCTCCAAAGAGCGAACCTTCCATTGATCATGAAGAAGCAAATGGAGACTCATTATTTGATTTCTAA
- a CDS encoding DUF423 domain-containing protein — translation MKLFLILAVVNGFISVALGAFGAHGLEGKVSEKMLKTWEKAVDYQMFHTMALFIVGLLMSKITGNLGAAGWAFLVGIILFSGSLYIYSVTSIKTFAMITPLGGVSFLIGWVLLGYAIVKYL, via the coding sequence ATGAAATTATTTTTAATCCTAGCCGTTGTAAACGGGTTTATTTCCGTTGCACTTGGAGCGTTTGGTGCCCATGGGCTAGAAGGTAAAGTATCAGAGAAAATGTTAAAAACATGGGAAAAAGCAGTCGATTACCAAATGTTCCATACGATGGCACTGTTTATTGTAGGATTGCTTATGAGTAAAATAACAGGCAATCTTGGCGCTGCAGGCTGGGCTTTTTTAGTGGGCATTATCCTGTTCTCCGGTAGCTTATACATTTATAGCGTAACAAGCATCAAGACCTTTGCGATGATTACACCACTTGGCGGTGTATCATTCTTAATCGGCTGGGTTTTACTTGGCTATGCCATTGTGAAGTATCTCTAA
- the gerQ gene encoding spore coat protein GerQ: MTPTHQGGSYGQGNNPYSYGQYGQQGQGGQPMMYPYQSQMAGQQQMPQQMQQPKGQQQGQYQVPPFPQTQSPGYTNFPGMLPEEESYIENILRLNKGKQATVYMTFENNENWNAKVFKGIIEAAGRDHIILSDPETGIRYLLLMVYLDYITFPEEINYAYPYGGNTGNNQR, translated from the coding sequence ATGACACCTACACATCAAGGAGGCTCATACGGTCAAGGGAATAACCCTTATAGCTATGGGCAATATGGTCAACAAGGTCAAGGGGGGCAGCCTATGATGTACCCTTATCAAAGTCAAATGGCGGGCCAACAACAGATGCCACAGCAAATGCAACAGCCAAAAGGTCAGCAACAGGGACAATATCAAGTTCCTCCATTCCCACAAACACAAAGTCCTGGCTACACTAATTTTCCTGGAATGCTACCAGAAGAAGAATCCTATATTGAAAATATTCTTCGTTTGAATAAAGGGAAGCAAGCAACCGTTTATATGACCTTTGAAAATAATGAGAATTGGAATGCTAAAGTTTTTAAAGGCATTATTGAAGCCGCAGGAAGAGATCATATCATTCTAAGTGATCCTGAAACGGGGATACGTTACCTGTTACTGATGGTTTATCTTGACTACATCACCTTCCCTGAGGAAATTAACTACGCTTACCCATACGGTGGGAACACAGGTAATAACCAGCGATAA
- the hemQ gene encoding hydrogen peroxide-dependent heme synthase → MPEAATTMEGWYCLHDLRTMDWTSWKKASSDERETAIHEFNQLLDKWKDTEDKKEGSHSLYTVVGQKADFIMMILRPTLEELNEIENEFNKTKLAEFTTKSYSYVSIVELSTYMAKGKDVDNDPEIQARLKPILPKWDYICFYPMDKRRDGEDNWYMLPMEERSKLMYSHGMIGRKYAGKVRQIITGSVGFDDWEWGVTLFAHDPLQFKKLVYEMRFDEVSARYGDFGSFYVGNLLKPEQLPQFLHV, encoded by the coding sequence ATGCCAGAAGCAGCTACTACAATGGAAGGCTGGTATTGCCTTCATGATTTACGCACAATGGACTGGACATCCTGGAAGAAAGCTTCTAGTGATGAACGAGAAACAGCTATACATGAATTCAATCAACTTCTAGATAAGTGGAAGGATACAGAGGATAAGAAAGAAGGTAGCCATTCCTTATACACTGTGGTTGGCCAAAAAGCTGACTTTATTATGATGATTCTTCGACCAACATTAGAAGAATTAAACGAAATTGAGAATGAATTTAACAAAACAAAGTTAGCTGAATTTACGACTAAAAGCTATTCTTACGTTTCCATCGTAGAACTATCTACGTATATGGCGAAAGGTAAGGACGTGGACAATGATCCTGAAATCCAAGCTCGCCTTAAGCCAATTCTACCTAAGTGGGATTATATCTGCTTCTATCCTATGGACAAGCGCCGTGACGGTGAAGACAACTGGTACATGCTACCAATGGAAGAACGAAGCAAACTTATGTATTCCCATGGTATGATTGGCCGTAAGTATGCAGGTAAAGTCCGCCAGATTATCACCGGTTCCGTTGGTTTTGACGATTGGGAATGGGGCGTAACGCTATTCGCACACGATCCACTTCAATTCAAAAAACTTGTTTATGAAATGCGCTTTGACGAAGTAAGTGCTCGTTATGGCGATTTCGGTTCTTTCTATGTAGGTAACCTATTGAAGCCAGAACAGCTTCCACAGTTTTTACACGTGTAG
- the pta gene encoding phosphate acetyltransferase translates to MSNLFDSLRDKLSGSNKRVVLPEGLDERILEAAAKLAEEGYITPVLIGNEDEVKQKASDLNVDVSGADILDPHNYEEFDTMVQSFVERRNGKATEEKAREILLDGNYFGTMLVYMGKADGLVSGAAHSTADTVRPALQIIKTKPGIKKTSGIFIMVRDDEKYAFADCAINISPDSQDLAEIALASAETAELFDIDPRVAMLSFSTKGSAQSPETEKVTDAIQIAKEQKPSLTLDGEFQFDAAFVPSVAEKKAPNSELSGDANVFVFPSLEAGNIGYKIAQRMGGFDAVGPVLQGLNAPVNDLSRGCSADEVYKLSIITAAQSLK, encoded by the coding sequence ATGAGCAATCTATTTGATTCTTTACGCGATAAATTAAGCGGTTCTAACAAGCGAGTCGTGCTTCCGGAAGGCTTAGACGAACGAATCTTAGAAGCAGCTGCTAAGTTAGCAGAGGAAGGTTATATCACACCTGTATTAATTGGAAATGAAGATGAAGTGAAACAGAAGGCTTCCGATTTAAACGTAGATGTTAGCGGTGCAGATATTCTTGACCCTCACAATTATGAAGAATTTGATACCATGGTACAAAGCTTTGTAGAACGTCGTAACGGCAAAGCGACAGAGGAAAAAGCACGCGAAATTCTATTGGATGGAAACTACTTTGGGACGATGCTTGTCTATATGGGGAAAGCAGACGGCCTTGTAAGTGGTGCAGCGCATTCTACTGCTGACACCGTACGTCCAGCTCTACAAATCATTAAAACGAAGCCAGGCATCAAGAAGACATCTGGTATCTTCATCATGGTTCGAGACGATGAAAAATATGCATTTGCTGACTGTGCCATCAACATTTCTCCAGACAGCCAGGACCTTGCAGAAATTGCATTAGCCAGTGCAGAAACAGCGGAACTATTCGACATCGATCCAAGAGTAGCGATGCTAAGCTTCTCTACAAAAGGATCTGCTCAATCACCTGAAACAGAAAAGGTAACCGATGCGATTCAAATTGCCAAAGAACAAAAACCAAGCCTTACCCTTGATGGTGAGTTCCAATTTGACGCAGCATTCGTTCCATCTGTTGCAGAGAAAAAAGCACCGAACTCTGAATTAAGCGGTGACGCCAACGTATTCGTATTCCCAAGCTTAGAAGCAGGAAACATTGGCTACAAAATCGCACAACGAATGGGCGGATTTGACGCCGTAGGCCCTGTTCTTCAAGGTCTAAACGCACCTGTAAACGACCTATCCCGTGGTTGTAGTGCAGATGAAGTGTACAAGCTGTCCATTATCACAGCAGCTCAGTCTTTAAAATAA
- a CDS encoding lipoate--protein ligase family protein: MQAIHNLLRPSTYRFIDQSEMGPTFSALQSFATDDALAMSVGQGNSPTTARLWVHHNTIVLGIPDARLPYIDEGIDYLKEQGFQAIVRNSGGLAVVLDDGVLNLSFIFPDAKEVNIHDGYEAMVQFIKLLFQEEGYPIEAFEITGSYCPGTYDLSIDGKKFAGISQRRVKNGSAVQIYLCVTGSGQERAALLRHFYDISKKGEETRFAYPTIEPETMASLEELFQKDLSVQDIRNRMLYKLHELSGHIVTDPLSNQEMEWFEQRFEHMVQRNGKALDHLE, translated from the coding sequence ATGCAAGCTATACATAACTTACTACGCCCTTCTACATACCGTTTTATCGATCAAAGTGAAATGGGGCCGACCTTTTCTGCCCTTCAATCGTTTGCGACGGATGATGCTCTTGCCATGTCGGTAGGGCAAGGCAACTCCCCTACGACCGCTCGCCTTTGGGTCCATCACAACACCATTGTGTTGGGGATCCCTGATGCAAGACTTCCTTATATTGATGAAGGAATCGATTATTTAAAAGAACAAGGCTTCCAAGCCATTGTTCGGAATTCAGGTGGGCTTGCCGTTGTTTTAGATGATGGAGTGTTAAACCTTTCGTTCATTTTTCCGGATGCGAAAGAGGTTAATATCCATGATGGTTACGAAGCGATGGTGCAATTTATTAAGCTGTTATTTCAAGAAGAAGGCTATCCGATTGAAGCGTTCGAAATTACAGGATCCTATTGTCCTGGTACCTATGATTTAAGTATTGATGGGAAAAAATTTGCCGGTATTTCACAACGACGAGTGAAAAATGGCAGTGCGGTTCAAATCTATTTGTGCGTGACAGGAAGTGGACAAGAACGTGCAGCATTGTTGCGACATTTTTATGATATAAGCAAAAAAGGTGAAGAAACCCGCTTCGCCTACCCTACCATTGAACCGGAAACGATGGCTTCCTTAGAGGAACTTTTTCAGAAGGATCTATCCGTTCAAGACATTCGCAACCGGATGTTGTATAAGCTACACGAGCTAAGCGGTCATATTGTAACAGACCCTTTATCCAATCAAGAGATGGAATGGTTTGAACAACGTTTCGAACATATGGTGCAACGAAATGGAAAAGCACTGGATCACCTGGAATAG